A stretch of Desulfitobacterium dichloroeliminans LMG P-21439 DNA encodes these proteins:
- the murB gene encoding UDP-N-acetylmuramate dehydrogenase — protein sequence MKGRVERQFPLKSLNTWRIGGLAEAVFWPENEEELMAVWLSCHEKEIPVRLFGRGSNVLFPDEGLTGVTIISTGVAQCVWGGSQVRVGAGYSLARLSQDAAECGYTGLEFARGIPGTVGGAIVMNAGAHGGSIQDVLVEVKIINREGKVERLGKEHIEFGYRECSLRDQAIVLEGVFCLKAGDSATIRQIMSENLAKRKVTQPLELPNAGSVFRNPDGDSAGRLIEAAGWKGKTIGGAQVSLKHANFIVNHGSATALDVLNLIHGIHTDVQTKFGVELKTEVRYISPN from the coding sequence GCAGTTTTTTGGCCTGAAAATGAAGAAGAATTAATGGCGGTGTGGTTGTCTTGTCACGAAAAAGAGATACCTGTTCGGCTATTCGGTCGCGGATCGAATGTTCTTTTTCCTGATGAGGGACTAACGGGGGTTACGATAATCAGTACGGGCGTGGCTCAATGCGTTTGGGGTGGGTCGCAGGTTAGAGTGGGAGCGGGATATTCCTTAGCCCGTCTTTCTCAAGATGCTGCTGAATGCGGATACACAGGATTAGAATTTGCTCGCGGAATTCCCGGGACTGTGGGCGGGGCGATAGTGATGAATGCCGGAGCCCACGGAGGAAGTATCCAAGATGTCTTGGTAGAAGTGAAGATTATTAACCGAGAGGGTAAGGTTGAAAGACTTGGGAAGGAACATATTGAATTTGGTTATCGGGAATGTTCCCTAAGGGATCAGGCCATTGTGTTGGAAGGGGTCTTCTGCCTTAAGGCGGGTGACTCGGCTACGATTCGTCAAATCATGAGTGAGAATCTTGCCAAACGAAAAGTAACACAGCCTTTGGAACTACCTAATGCCGGAAGCGTGTTTCGAAATCCTGATGGGGATTCGGCGGGAAGATTAATCGAAGCAGCCGGCTGGAAGGGGAAAACGATAGGTGGAGCTCAAGTGTCCCTAAAGCATGCTAACTTTATTGTCAATCACGGCAGCGCCACAGCGCTGGATGTTTTGAATTTGATTCATGGGATACACACGGATGTACAAACGAAGTTTGGTGTCGAGTTAAAGACAGAGGTGAGGTATATCTCACCAAACTGA